The window CGGACGCTCAGCAGGCGCAGAGGCAGAAGGGGTGGCCGGCCGGATCGGCGTACACCCGCCAGTTGCGCCGGCGGTCCTCCGCGTCCAGCACCTTCGCGCCCAGTGCCAGGACCTCCTTCTCGGCCGCGTCCAGGTCCTCGACGGTCAGGTCCAGATGGAACTGCTGCGAGTCGTCCGGCGCGGGCCACTTAGGCGGTACGTGACCGGCGGCCGCCTGGAACGCCAGCGTCCCACCCTCCGGCAGCCGCAGCTCGAACCAGTTGCCGTCACCCTCGACGGTGCCGCCGAGCACCTCCGCGTAGAACGTGGCGAGCGCGCGCGGGTCGGGACAGTCCAGGGCGACGGCGCCCAGCTTGGCGAGAGCCATGACTTCTCCTCCTCGGTTCGTTACCTCTTATGGGTTTCATCAGGTAACCGTTACTGCATGCTGCCCCATTGGGGGTAACGGCACAAGAGGGGCGAGGACTGCTGTTACCGCCTGCTACCCGCCGGGGGTAACGTCGCAGGCATGAGTGAGCGTGTGCCCGCACCCGGCGGACTGGTCCTCATCCAGTCCCTGGTCAACAGCCTCGACATCGAGTCGGGCGTCGACGCGCTCGACACGGCCGAGGGACGGGCCCGGTTCGGGCTCGGCGAGGGCGAGAGCGAGGCGCGGGACGCGCGCGAACTGCGCGAGTCGCTGCGGGTCGCGTGTCTCGCCCACGCGGGCCACCCGGCCCACCGGCAGGTACGGCTGCTCGACGAACTGCTCGCGTCGGCCCCGCTCGTCGTCACGGTCGCGGCGGGCGACGGCTCGGCGGCCTTCAGGCCCGCGGACCCGTCAGCGCTGGCCTCCAGGGTGGCGGCGGCTGTCGCCGAGTCCCTCACCGCCGGCACCTGGCTGCGGCTCAAGGCCTGCGAGGCCCCGGACTGCCACTGGGCGTACTACGACCGCAGTCCTGCGGGACGCGGCCGCTGGTGCTCGATGTCGGTCTGCGGAGCCCGGGCCAAGATGCGCCGCTACCGCGCCAAATAGCCGGACCGGACCGCAGAGGACCGGAGAGGGCCGGAGAGGGCCGGAGAGGGCCCACGTCCGGAAGCCCGTCCAGGTGGGCCCGGGTGCCGCTCAGGGGCCGCTCAGGCCGTCGGGCGTCCCATCGCCCGGTACGTCCAGCCCGCCGCCCGCCACACGGCCGGGTCCAGGGCGTTGCGGCCGTCGAGCATGACGCGGTCCGTCGTCACCTCGCCGAGCGACGCAGGGTCCAGCTCGCGGAACTCGCGCCACTCGGTCAGGTGCAGCACGGCGTGGGCCCCGCGTACGGCGTCCACCGCCGTCTCCGCGTACCCCAGCGTGGGGAAGATCCGCCGTGCGTTGTCCATGCCCTTGGGGTCGTAGACGGTGACCTGGCCGCCCTGCAGGTGGATCTGCCCGGCGACGTTCAGCGCGGGCGAGTCCCGGACGTCGTCCGAGTCCGGCTTGAACGTCGCGCCGAGGACGGCGATCCGCTTGCCGAGGAAGGAACCCCCGCCCAGCGCCTCACGGGCCATCTCCACCATCTGTCCGCGCCGCCGCATGTTGATGGAGTCGATCTCGCGCAGGAACGTGAGCGCCTGGTCGGCGCCCAGCTCGCCCGCGCGGGCCATGAAGGCGCGGATGTCCTTGGGCAGGCAGCCGCCGCCGAAGCCGATGCCCGCGCGCAGGAACTTCCTCCCGATGCGGTCGTCGTGCCCGATCGCCTCGGCGAGCTTCACGACGTCGCCGCCCCCGGCCTCACAGACCTCGGCCATCGCGTTGATGAAGGAGATCTTGGTGGCGAGGAAGGAGTTCGCGGCGGTCTTCACCAGCTCGGCGGTCGGGAAGTCGGTCACCACGAACGGCGTGCCCTCGGCCAGCGGCGTCGCGTACACCTCGCGCAGCAGCTTCTCGGCGCGCTCGCTGCGGATGCCGGCGACGATGCGGTCGGGGTGCAGGGTGTCCTGGACGGCGAAGCCCTCGCGCAGGAACTCCGGGTTCCAGGCCAGCTCGACCTCCTCGCCGGCGGGGGAGAGCTCGACGAGGGTACGGGCCAGCCGCTCGGCCGACCCCACGGGCACGGTGGACTTGCCGACGACGAGGGCGGGGCCCGTCAGATGGGGTGCGAGCGAGGCGAAGGCGGCGTCGACGTACGACATGTCGCACGCGTACTCGCCGTGCTTCTGCGGGGTGTTCACGCAGACGAAGTGGATGTCGCCGAACGCCGCGGCCTCCGCGTAGTCCATGGTGAAGCGCAACCGCCCGCTGGCGCCCTCGATCCCGGCGACGTGCTTGCGCAGCAGTTCCTCCAGACCGGGCTCGTACATCGGGACCTCGCCCCGCTGGAGCATCTCGATCTTCTCGGGCACCACGTCCAGGCCCAGCACCTCGAAACCGAGCTCGGCCATGGCGGCGGCGTGCGTGGCGCCGAGATAGCCGGTGCCGATCACGGTGATCTTGAGGGCCATGGATGCTCCAGTAGGTATCGGTCAGGCATGCGCCGGCAGTGCGCCCCGAGTGCGCTGACCGAGCATAGTCGGGGCGTGTTCGAGCGCTTCACCGGGCAGATTTTCCCTTGTCGCCAAGGTCACGTATCCCTCCCGTGGGCAGGCCCTTAAAATTTGAGTTACTTAACGGTAATTAGCGTCAGCATCACTGTGTCTTTGGAGCGTGAGAGACCTTGGCCGGATCGGCTGATTTCGACCTGTACCGCCCGTCCGAGGAGCACGACATGCTCCGGGACGCGATCCGCTCACTGGCCGAGGCGAAGATCGCGCCGCACGCCGCGGCGGTGGACGAGGAAGCCCGGTTCCCCCAGGAGGCCCACGACGCCCTGGTGGCCGCCGATCTGCACGCCGTGCACGTACCGGAGTCGTACGGCGGCGCGGGCGCGGACGCGCTGGCGACGGTCATCGTGATCGAGGAGGTGGCGCGGGTCTGCGCGTCCTCGTCCCTGATCCCCGCGGTGAACAAGCTCGGCTCCCTGCCCGTCATCCTCTCGGGCTCCGAGGACCTGAAGAAGAAGTACATGACGCCGCTGGCCAAGGGCGACGGGATGTTCTCGTACTGCCTCTCCGAGCCGGACGCCGGGTCGGACGCGGCCGGCATGAAGACGAGGGCGGTCCGGGACGGCGACTTCTACGTCCTGAACGGCGTGAAGCGCTGGATCACCAACGCCGGCGAGTCGGAGTACTACACGGTGATGGCCGTGACCGACCCCACGAAGCGCTCGAAGGGCATCTCGGCGTTCGTGGTCGAGAAGTCGGACGAGGGTGTCTCCTTCGGCGCCCCCGAGCGCAAGCTCGGCATCAAGGGCAGCCCGACGCGCGAGGTCTACCTCGACAACGTCCGCATCCCTGCCGACCGCATGATCGGCGACGAGGGCACGGGCTTCGCCACCGCGATGAAGACCCTGGACCACACCCGCATCACGATCGCCGCGCAGGCGCTCGGCATCGCGCAGGGCGCCCTCGACTACGCCAAGGGCTACGTCCAGGAGCGCAAGCAGTTCGGCAAGCCGATCGCCGACTTCCAGGGCATCCAGTTCATGCTCGCCGACATGGCCATGAAGATCGAGGCCGCCCGCCAGCTGACGTACGCCGCCGCGGCGAAGTCCGAGCGCGGTGACAAGGACCTGACCTTCCAGGGCGCGGCGGCCAAGTGCTTCGCCTCCGACGTCGCCATGGAGGTCACCACGGACGCCGTCCAGCTCCTCGGCGGCTACGGCTACACCCGCGACTACCCGGTCGAGCGCATGATGCGCGACGCCAAGATCACGCAGATCTACGAAGGCACGAACCAGGTCCAGCGGATCGTGATGGCACGGAACCTGCCGTAGGGCTCCTGCCGCAGACCATGCGGCACACCCCTTCGCGGACGGCGGGAGGCCCCCGGCATCGAGCAGATGCCGGGGGCCTCCCGCCGTACGTGAACGGATCGCGCTTCCGGTGCCTACCGGTTGCTCGTCACCGTGACCTTCTCGTCGTTCTTCAGCTGGTCCACCAGGGTCTTGACCTTGGCGGTGTCCCACTGGAGGTTGCCGTTGCCGGAGTTGCCCGAGATCGGCATGTTCATCGACTTGCCGTCACCGCTGGTGATGCCCTTCATGGCCCAGAACATGGAGCCGAGGTCCCACAGGGACATGTCCTTGTCGACGGTGAGGGTGTCGAGGCCGGAGCTCAGGGTCGGGTAGAGCTTGAAGGGGTTGAGCACCGTCGAGGGGGTCGCCGTCTGGTTGGCGAGCGCCGAGAGGAACTTCTGCTGGTTCTTCGTACGGTCCAGGTCGCTGCCCGCGAGCGCGTACCGGGTCCGCACGAACGCGAGGGACTGCTCGCCGTTCAGGGTCTGCTTGCCCGCCTCGAAGTCGGCGCCGGACTTGGAGTCCTTCATGCCGCCCTTGGGGATGTCGATCTCCACGCCGCCCACGGAGTCGACGATCTTCGCGAAGCCGGCGAAGCCGATCTCCGCGTAGTGGTCGATGCGCAGTCCGGTGTTGGCCTCGACCGTCCGGACGAGCAGCTCGGGCCCGTCCTCCGCGTACGCCGCGTTCAGCTTCACCTGGCGGCCGGTGCCCGGGAAGGTCTTGCCGGACTCGGAGCCCTTGAACGTGGGGATCGTCACGTTCGAGTCGCGGGGCAGCGAGATCATGGTGTTCCCGTTGCTGCCGACGTGCAGGATCATCATCGAGTCCGTGCGCTTGCCCTCGGCGGAACCGGTGTGGAGCTTCTTCTTCTCCTCCGCGGTCATGCCCGCGCGGCTGTCGGAGCCGACGATCAGGTAGTTCGTGCCCTCGCCGGCGTCGGGCCGGTCGATGACCTGCGACAGGTCGACGTCCCGGTTGAGCTTGGAGTCGGCCCAGAAGTACGTGCCGACGGACACCACGACCAGCAGCGTGACCACCGTGATCGAGATCCACTTGATCCGCCGCCGCCAGTTCGGCGCGGGCCGGTCCCGCAGGCCGCCCGGCCCCTGCGGACCGCCGCCGCCGGGTGCGCCGTAGACCTGGCCCGAGTTGTAGCCGCTGTCGTAGCCGCCCTCGCCGTGACCGTCGGTGTACGTGGGCTGCGGCGGGACCCCGTGGGGAGGTGCCGAGCCGGCTCCCCGGCCGCGCTGCACCTGCCGCATCACACGGGCGCCCTCGGGCTGGGCGCTCGCGCTGCCACGGCCTTGGCGGTCGCCGCCGTTGTTTCCGGACCATCCCTGGGGCCAATCGTTCATGCGCCCCAGTGTGCAGTGCTCGACTGTGTGGCATACAAGAGTCTTCGGAATATCGGACCAGGGCTGTTGCAGATCTGATGCAAAACGACCCCTTCGCGCCCCCGGCATAGGGTGGGCGGCATGACAGACCAGGCCCACGCCCCGGAGTCCGATATTCCGGGCAAGCCGACTTCGGCGTCCCGAACCACCCTCAGCCACATCATGACCCACGGCGACACCAACCTTCTGGGGACGGTGCACGGCGGAGTGATCATGAAACTGGTCGATGACGCGGCCGGGGCGGTGGCCGGGCGGCACTCCGGAGGACCCGCCGTCACGGCCTCGATGGACGAGATGGCGTTCCTGGAGCCGGTACGGGTGGGCGACCTGGTCCATGTGAAGGCCCAGGTGAACTGGACCGGCCGCACGTCCATGGAGGTCGGTGTCCGCGTCCTCGCCGAGCGCTGGAACGAGTCGACGCCGCCCCAGCAGGTCGGCTCGGCCTACCTCGTCTTCGCCGCGGTCGACGCCGACGGCAAGCCGCGCCGGGTGCCTCCGGTATGCCCGGAGACGGAACGCGACGAGCGGCGGTACCAGGAGGCACAGATCCGGCGCACACACCGGCTGGCCCGCCGCCGAGCCATCATGGACCTCCGCGAAAGGCGCTCCGCCGAGGGCCTCGACTAGCGAGTCCGGTACGCGTCCCCCCGAGCGGACTGGCCCTGATCGCCCCCGCCCGCCCCGTCAGGGGCGCGGGGAACGGCGCGCCCAGCCCCCACCGTCCCGCGGACGAAGTCCTGCCCAGTGGGGCGCGCGGAACGGCGCACAGCCACCCGGCCCGGCGGGTGAAGGGGGCGTCGGGCGCCCCCGCCCGACCGGCGCCTACGGGCAGACCACCTGGTCGCCCGTCACCGCGTCGAACTCCCCCTGCGTCGGATCCTCCGCCCGCACCTTCCGAACCTCCGTGTAGTCCGCGCCCGCGATCACCTTCATCAGGGGCCCCCGGCCCGGCACGGCGCGCAGCTCACTGCCCGGCAGGGCCGCCGCGAGGGACTTCGCGGAGCGGTCCCAGCGCGGGTCGTACAGGACGACGGTCCGCCGCGCGGACCGGTCCTGGGCGTTCACGGGCGCCCGCGTCGTACGGAACCCGGTGGCGGCCAGCCCGCTGTCGACGCGACCGCCCAGCCCGGCGGTCATCGTCCCGTTCTCGACCTGGACCCGGATCTGCTGCGGGGCGACATCGACGCGCAGGGCCCTGGAGCGGACCCGGTGCGGTGCGAGCGGCTTGTCGTCGCGCAGGGTCCTGAAGAGCCGCCCCGCCTTCTTCTCGTCCCACTTCAACGTCGAGCCGATGCCCTTCACGGCGTACCCCATCTTCCCGATCGGGACCGTCGTGAACTCCGACGAGGACGGCGAGAAGGCCCGCATCGCCCGCCCCAGGTCGATCAGCTCGTCCGTCCCGAAGCCCTTGTCCGCGCGCACGGAGCCGAGCACGGCCTGCGTCACGTCGCGGAACCTGACCGGGTTGAGCAGCACCCCGGACGACGTGGCCTGGGCGATCAGCGCCGCCAGGAACCGCTGCTGGCGCTGCATCCGGCCGAGGTCCGCGGCCCCGTCGATGTGCCGCGAGCGCACGTACTGCAGCGCCTGGCCGCCGTTCAGAGCGTGGGTCCCGGCGGGCAGGTCGAGCCCGGTGTAGGTGTCCTTCAGCGGCCGGGCCGTGCAGATCCGCACTCCGCCGATGACGTCCACGGTCTTCATGAAGCTCGTGAAGTCGACCTCCAGATAGTGGTCGATCTTCACGTGGGTCATGTTCTCGACGGTGCGCACGGTCAGCCGCGGCCCGCCCTCCGCGTACGCGGCGTTGAGTTTGACCGGGTGCGGTCCGTGCCGTTTGCCGGTGGTCTGGTCGATGTGCGCGGGCGTCTCGGCGTACGAGTCGCGCGGCAGGCTCACGATGCTGGCCCGCCGCCGGTCCTCGGAGAGGTGCACGATCATGACCGTGTCCGTGCAGTGGCAGGGGGCGCCGCCGAGCCGGTACTTCTCCTTCTCCTCCGGGGTGATCCGGTCCCGTCCGTCGGTGCCGACCAGGAGCACGTTCATGCCGTGGCCCCGCTCGGGCCGGTTCTTCATGTCCTTGAAGGGGTCGATCCGGTTGATGTCGGAGTCGAGACCGGTGACGACCGCGTGTCCGATGCCGGCCGCCGCGAGCACCGCCACGGACAGCGAGGTCGCCACCCGGGTGGCCCAGCGGGCGCGGCCGCGCCGTACGGGCGGCCGCGCTGGGCGCTGCCGCTGGGGTGGGGCGGGGGAGCGGGGCGGGGTGGGCAAGGCGGACACCTCCGCGTCGGCCGGGTGTGGGGGTCCGTGAGCACCGTAGGCCCATACGATCTGCTGCCCGGCGCAGCGACCGGGCGGCGCGCGTCCGTGTCCCCCATTCGCGGTAACGTAATCCGCGATGAACGCCAAGCCCGACGCGCAGCTTCCCCCCGTGTCCGTGATCATGCCCGTCCTCAACGAGGAACGGCATCTGCGCGGAGCCGTCCAAGCGATCCTCGCCCAGGAGTACGCGGGCGAGATGGAGGTCGTGATCGCCATCGGTCCCTCCTCGGACCGAACCGACGAGATCGCGGCCGAACTCGTGCGCGAGGACTCCCGCGTGCACACGGTCCCGAACCCGACCGGCCGCACCCCCGCCGCGCTGAACGCCGCGATCAAGGTTTCGCGCCACCCGATCGTCGTGCGCGTCGACGGGCACGGCATGCTCTCGCCGAACTACATCGCGACCGCCGTGCGTCTCCTGGAGGAGACCGGCGCGCAGAACGTCGGCGGCATCATGCACGCCGAGGGCGAGAACGACTGGGAGCACGCGGTCGCCGCCGCCATGACCTCGAAGATCGGTGTGGGCAACGCGGCCTTCCACACGGGTGGCGTGGCGGGCCCCGCGGAGACGGTCTACCTGGGTGTCTTCCGCCGGGAGGCGCTGGAGCAACAGGGCGGCTACAACGAGGAGTTCGTCCGCGCCCAGGACTGGGAGCTGAACTTCCGGATCAGGGAGGCGGGGGGCCTCATCTGGTTCTCGCCCGAGCTGCGGGTCTCGTACCGTCCGCGCCCCTCGATGCAGGCCCTGGCCAAGCAGTACAAGGACTACGGCCGTTGGCGTCATGTCGTCGCCCGCTACCACTCGGGTTCGATCAACCTGCGCTACCTGGCTCCGCCGACGGCGGTCTGCGCGATCGTCGCGGGCCTCGTGGTGGGCGCGGCGGTGACCTCCTGGGGCTTTTTGGTCCCCGGCGGCTACCTCGCCGCGATCGCCGTGGGTTCGCTGCCCGCGGGCAAGGGCCTGCCCCTCAGGGCGCGGCTGCGGATCCCGGTGGCCCTGGCGACCATGCACATGTCGTGGGGCTGGGGCTTCCTGACCAGCCCGAAGGCGCTGGCCAGGACGGTCATCGCGTCGCGGCGGCCGGCGGTGCGGGCGAACACGGCCTGAGACTCGGGCCCATGCGGACCAGGGTGACGCGGAGCCCACTGCGGGCTGTGCACCACCCCGGTCGAGGCACTGCGTCAGCCGCAGTTCGTCGCGGAGCCGGACCCGTAGTTGGAGAAGTAGCTTCCGTACCAGTCGACGCAGGAGCCGGCGGCCGACACGTACACGGGGCCGGCGTAGTAGCGGTAGTCGCCCGAGTCGGTGGTCCAGCTGGACGAGCCGGTGCGACGGATCTTCGCGGTCATCGGGCCGCTGTATTTCTGTTCCGTCTGAATCGTGACGACGCAGTTCTTCCCGGTGGAGCCGTTGTACGTCAGGTAGACGGTGCCCGCACCGAACTGCATGTTCGCCGAGTTGACGACCGAGTAGCCGGAACCGCACGCCCCGTTGTACGCCACGTTGGCTCCGGCCGCGTTCGCGTTGCCCGAGAAGGCCAGTACGGAGGTCGCCGCGGCGGCGGCCGCGGCGGTGAGTGTGGTCCATCTGTTCATCTGTGTTCTCCGGGTTCCGTTAGGGGTCGTTCGAAGGTGCCGGCCGTGACATCACCGTCACGGCCGGGGCGCCACGAACACCGTCAAGTCGGCACGAGCGCGTCGCAGGCGGGCCCCTTCAGCGGGTTCCTGCCGCTGCCGCGGCCCTGAGGATGGCTTCTTTGCGCTTCTTGAGGGTGTCGAGCTGTTGCTGGTTCTTTTCGATGGCCCGTTCCTGGTAGGCCACCTCGACCCCGTACCAGACCCCTATGACATTGTGTTCGCGTTTGCATGCGACGTCGGCCTCGGCCACCTGGATCTCCCGGGCCGAAGCGGTCTCGGAGGCCTGGAGGCTCCTGTCCTCCACAGGGGCCATCGGCATCTTGTAGTCGTAGCCCTTCTTCTTCATGCAGTCGGACCACTGGGCGAACACCCGCTTGACGCGGGAATCCTTCTGGGCCTCCTGGAAGGTGAAGACGGCCAGATGGTTGGCGAACTCCTCCTTGTCCGGATGCACTTTGGGCCCGTTGGCGGCGAGTTCGCGCAGCGCCTTGCCCCAGCAACCGCCCTTGGGGACGGACTTGCCGTCGGCCGTCTTCCGGCCGCTCTTCCCGTCCTGCGGGCCGAAGAGCGCCAGCGACTCCGCGGGAGAGTAGTCCTCCTCGGGAGGCTTGGGTCCACGGGATGCTGGGTCGATCCGGTAGCCGAACCGCGAGGCCTTGTCCGGATCGGTGACGCCGTAGCGGTTCGCGTCCCGTAGCGCCTTGTCGCCCCGGTACACCGGGCGCGGTTCCAGATCGAAACCGAAACCGCGCATGCACTCGGCGGCGATGAGATCCTCACCCCGACGCCGGGTTCGCTCCTCCTCGTCCGTCCAGGAGTACGCCTCCAAAGGGAGTTCCAGACTGCGGGAACTGCCCATGGTCGGTGTGGCCGAGACATTGGGCGGATCACTGAAGTCGACCGGCGGGGCCTCCTCGGACCGGACGCGCTCGTCCGGGTCCGAGGAGGAGCAGCCGCTCAGCGCGACGGAGGCACACAGCAGCGCCAGGCCGATCCGGGTGGTGCGCACGACGTGCCCCGTGCTCTAGAACGGCTCGTAGCTGGACGCGTTGTTGTTCTGCAGCCAGCCCGGGGTGTTGCGGCGCACGCCGTCGCAGGTGTGGTTGTGCCGCTCGCCCTTGAAGTCCGAGTTGAAGAAGATCGCGTAGTTGTAGCGGGTGCCCCAGCACTTCGCCGACGACGAGTTGTTGCCGACGACCTGGCCCTGACCGGAGCCCGAGGCGAGGAACCTGTCGTCGTGGTGGGACGGCTCCTCGTCGTAGTAGTCCATGAAGGACGACGACGAGTAGGACGTGGAGTGGTAGTACATGCACAGCTCTTCAGCCACGCACTTCCCGTCCCTGTAGTTGTCGAACGAGTAGGCCTGAGCCGGGACGGCCGTGGCCACCACCGTGCCGGCCGCGAACAGAACACCGGCGATCTTTGCCGCAATACGCATGAAAACTTCCCCCTGGACAAATGTTCGGGTGTGAACCGCAGAGGATCTTGGCACGACTCGCCCCCCGCAGGGCAATTGCGAAAGCCTGTTTGGCCAGAAGTCGATCATGATGGCCGAAAGTTAATGGCGAGTAACTTCACAACGCAGGAACGCGCTTGACAGTGCTCGCGCTGCGGTGATCACATTTGACGCGAGCATGGCGGCATGGTCTTGAATGTCGGAAATGCCGCTTCCGGGTTGGGGGAACCTTTGAGGGATTCGCAGGAGAGCTCTGGGCTGTCACGGCGCAAACGAGCCGTAGCCGCCCTGGCGGCGGGTGCCGTGGTGCTCGCGGGCGCCGCCGTGTGGACCTCGACCTTCGTGAAGTCACCCGCCCAGGCCGCTGCCGACGCCGGTCCGCCGGCCCGCGACGTCCTTACCGCACCCGTCGAGCGGCGCGTACTTTCGGACACCGTCGTCACCCGTGGCGCCGTCTCAGCCTCACAGACCGTCGACATCGCACCTGTCGGCGCCGCCCTGGCGGACTCCGCCACACCCGTTGTCACCAAGGTGATGGTGCGTTCCGGCCAGACCTTCAAGGCCGGCCGCGTCCTCGTGGAGATATCCGGCCGGCCCGTGTTCGCCCTGCCCGGGAAACTCCCTGTCTACCGGGACCTCAAGCCGGGCACCCACGGCAATGATGTACGCCAGCTCCAGGAGGCGTTGCGGACGCTGGGCCACTCCACCGGAACCGACACACCCGGCACCTTCGGCCCCGGCACCAAGCAGGCCGTCGCCGCTCTCTACGCCGCCATCGGCTACGAAGCCGTCGCCGCCGGAGGAACCGGCGAGGGCGGGGACGGCGACCCGGTGAGCGCCGCCCGGGACCAGGTGAAGCAGGCCCAGCGGCAGCTCGACGGGCTGCTCAAGGCAGCATCCGGCGAGTCGGGCAAGACCGACGAGGAGGGCAAGGCCGGGGAGACGGGCGCGGACGCGATCCGCTACGCCCGTGAGGACCTGGCCGAGGCCCGGGCCCGGCTCACCGAGGCCGAGGAGGTGTCGGGACCAATGGTGCCCGCCTCCGAGGTGGTCTTCCTCTCAGGATTCCCCGCCCGCGTCGACGTCATGGCCGCCAGGATCGGCGGCGAGGTCGGCGAGAAGCTGGCGACGGTCTCCGCGGGCCGACTGGTGATCAAAGGCTCGCTCGGCGCCCAGG of the Streptomyces aurantiacus genome contains:
- a CDS encoding VOC family protein; translation: MALAKLGAVALDCPDPRALATFYAEVLGGTVEGDGNWFELRLPEGGTLAFQAAAGHVPPKWPAPDDSQQFHLDLTVEDLDAAEKEVLALGAKVLDAEDRRRNWRVYADPAGHPFCLCAC
- a CDS encoding CGNR zinc finger domain-containing protein, which encodes MSERVPAPGGLVLIQSLVNSLDIESGVDALDTAEGRARFGLGEGESEARDARELRESLRVACLAHAGHPAHRQVRLLDELLASAPLVVTVAAGDGSAAFRPADPSALASRVAAAVAESLTAGTWLRLKACEAPDCHWAYYDRSPAGRGRWCSMSVCGARAKMRRYRAK
- a CDS encoding UDP-glucose dehydrogenase family protein, with amino-acid sequence MALKITVIGTGYLGATHAAAMAELGFEVLGLDVVPEKIEMLQRGEVPMYEPGLEELLRKHVAGIEGASGRLRFTMDYAEAAAFGDIHFVCVNTPQKHGEYACDMSYVDAAFASLAPHLTGPALVVGKSTVPVGSAERLARTLVELSPAGEEVELAWNPEFLREGFAVQDTLHPDRIVAGIRSERAEKLLREVYATPLAEGTPFVVTDFPTAELVKTAANSFLATKISFINAMAEVCEAGGGDVVKLAEAIGHDDRIGRKFLRAGIGFGGGCLPKDIRAFMARAGELGADQALTFLREIDSINMRRRGQMVEMAREALGGGSFLGKRIAVLGATFKPDSDDVRDSPALNVAGQIHLQGGQVTVYDPKGMDNARRIFPTLGYAETAVDAVRGAHAVLHLTEWREFRELDPASLGEVTTDRVMLDGRNALDPAVWRAAGWTYRAMGRPTA
- a CDS encoding acyl-CoA dehydrogenase family protein, which codes for MAGSADFDLYRPSEEHDMLRDAIRSLAEAKIAPHAAAVDEEARFPQEAHDALVAADLHAVHVPESYGGAGADALATVIVIEEVARVCASSSLIPAVNKLGSLPVILSGSEDLKKKYMTPLAKGDGMFSYCLSEPDAGSDAAGMKTRAVRDGDFYVLNGVKRWITNAGESEYYTVMAVTDPTKRSKGISAFVVEKSDEGVSFGAPERKLGIKGSPTREVYLDNVRIPADRMIGDEGTGFATAMKTLDHTRITIAAQALGIAQGALDYAKGYVQERKQFGKPIADFQGIQFMLADMAMKIEAARQLTYAAAAKSERGDKDLTFQGAAAKCFASDVAMEVTTDAVQLLGGYGYTRDYPVERMMRDAKITQIYEGTNQVQRIVMARNLP
- a CDS encoding LCP family protein, whose protein sequence is MNDWPQGWSGNNGGDRQGRGSASAQPEGARVMRQVQRGRGAGSAPPHGVPPQPTYTDGHGEGGYDSGYNSGQVYGAPGGGGPQGPGGLRDRPAPNWRRRIKWISITVVTLLVVVSVGTYFWADSKLNRDVDLSQVIDRPDAGEGTNYLIVGSDSRAGMTAEEKKKLHTGSAEGKRTDSMMILHVGSNGNTMISLPRDSNVTIPTFKGSESGKTFPGTGRQVKLNAAYAEDGPELLVRTVEANTGLRIDHYAEIGFAGFAKIVDSVGGVEIDIPKGGMKDSKSGADFEAGKQTLNGEQSLAFVRTRYALAGSDLDRTKNQQKFLSALANQTATPSTVLNPFKLYPTLSSGLDTLTVDKDMSLWDLGSMFWAMKGITSGDGKSMNMPISGNSGNGNLQWDTAKVKTLVDQLKNDEKVTVTSNR
- a CDS encoding acyl-CoA thioesterase is translated as MTDQAHAPESDIPGKPTSASRTTLSHIMTHGDTNLLGTVHGGVIMKLVDDAAGAVAGRHSGGPAVTASMDEMAFLEPVRVGDLVHVKAQVNWTGRTSMEVGVRVLAERWNESTPPQQVGSAYLVFAAVDADGKPRRVPPVCPETERDERRYQEAQIRRTHRLARRRAIMDLRERRSAEGLD
- a CDS encoding LCP family protein, whose translation is MSALPTPPRSPAPPQRQRPARPPVRRGRARWATRVATSLSVAVLAAAGIGHAVVTGLDSDINRIDPFKDMKNRPERGHGMNVLLVGTDGRDRITPEEKEKYRLGGAPCHCTDTVMIVHLSEDRRRASIVSLPRDSYAETPAHIDQTTGKRHGPHPVKLNAAYAEGGPRLTVRTVENMTHVKIDHYLEVDFTSFMKTVDVIGGVRICTARPLKDTYTGLDLPAGTHALNGGQALQYVRSRHIDGAADLGRMQRQQRFLAALIAQATSSGVLLNPVRFRDVTQAVLGSVRADKGFGTDELIDLGRAMRAFSPSSSEFTTVPIGKMGYAVKGIGSTLKWDEKKAGRLFRTLRDDKPLAPHRVRSRALRVDVAPQQIRVQVENGTMTAGLGGRVDSGLAATGFRTTRAPVNAQDRSARRTVVLYDPRWDRSAKSLAAALPGSELRAVPGRGPLMKVIAGADYTEVRKVRAEDPTQGEFDAVTGDQVVCP
- a CDS encoding glycosyltransferase family 2 protein, with the translated sequence MNAKPDAQLPPVSVIMPVLNEERHLRGAVQAILAQEYAGEMEVVIAIGPSSDRTDEIAAELVREDSRVHTVPNPTGRTPAALNAAIKVSRHPIVVRVDGHGMLSPNYIATAVRLLEETGAQNVGGIMHAEGENDWEHAVAAAMTSKIGVGNAAFHTGGVAGPAETVYLGVFRREALEQQGGYNEEFVRAQDWELNFRIREAGGLIWFSPELRVSYRPRPSMQALAKQYKDYGRWRHVVARYHSGSINLRYLAPPTAVCAIVAGLVVGAAVTSWGFLVPGGYLAAIAVGSLPAGKGLPLRARLRIPVALATMHMSWGWGFLTSPKALARTVIASRRPAVRANTA
- a CDS encoding spore-associated protein A encodes the protein MNRWTTLTAAAAAAATSVLAFSGNANAAGANVAYNGACGSGYSVVNSANMQFGAGTVYLTYNGSTGKNCVVTIQTEQKYSGPMTAKIRRTGSSSWTTDSGDYRYYAGPVYVSAAGSCVDWYGSYFSNYGSGSATNCG
- a CDS encoding peptidoglycan-binding protein, with amino-acid sequence MRDSQESSGLSRRKRAVAALAAGAVVLAGAAVWTSTFVKSPAQAAADAGPPARDVLTAPVERRVLSDTVVTRGAVSASQTVDIAPVGAALADSATPVVTKVMVRSGQTFKAGRVLVEISGRPVFALPGKLPVYRDLKPGTHGNDVRQLQEALRTLGHSTGTDTPGTFGPGTKQAVAALYAAIGYEAVAAGGTGEGGDGDPVSAARDQVKQAQRQLDGLLKAASGESGKTDEEGKAGETGADAIRYAREDLAEARARLTEAEEVSGPMVPASEVVFLSGFPARVDVMAARIGGEVGEKLATVSAGRLVIKGSLGAQEKDLVQPGQQVKVLSEVYGDEVTGKVSSVASAPAAPEGDDKETTTTAGGQGYAVVVKSDSALPARLAGQDVRLTIEAASSGKKVLVVPVSALSAGADSRTTVTVLDRSGERRRIEVRPGTAGDGYTEVTPVKGARLAEGDKVVVGVSR